A region of the Cannabis sativa cultivar Pink pepper isolate KNU-18-1 chromosome 3, ASM2916894v1, whole genome shotgun sequence genome:
CAACTTTTATGGCTAAAAAGAGCGTGGAAGAAAACGATCTTTGTCCGGAGAGAAAAAGAGTTAAAGCAACATCATCGAGCAATAAGGCTGAAGACGAGGACAGAATTTCGAAACTACCTGATGCGATTATTCTACACATTCTCTCGTTTCTTCCTAGTAAGGATTTGGTTCCGACTAGTCTTCTTTCAAAGCGTTGGAAACTCATGTGGTATTCAGTCCCAACACTCTCTTTCTTAGATACTAAACATGCTAGATTGCCATGGCACTATGATAGGTTCTGCGATTATGTGGACACTAGTTTGGAACGCCGTAAGAGAGGTATGTTTTTTATGGGTGATTCTGTCATAACTAGTTTTAAGCTTCAGATTCATAGCTATGCTAGAAGTATTGCTCATCGCATAGATAAATGGTTTGCTTTTGCGGTTCAGAATAAAGTCAAGAAAATAAGTTTAAGCTTTAGCAAGGAAACCGAATGGAATCGCGATCTTCGCTGCTTCGATTATTACTACTACTGCTTACCTAAAACACTAGTAGTAAACGCAATGCATTTAACTATTTTGGAGTTGGGTAAGGTGGAGTTGAATTCTCGTTACTCATTTAGTTTTCCATGTTTGGAATCATTGTCAATGGATCTTGTTAGGCTTGCTGATAATGATGTGTTAGATAAGTTGTTGTTAGGTTCCCCTTCACTTGAGAAGTTTCGGTTAGATTGTTGTAGTTTGAGAACTGATCATCAGCTCAATATAAATAGTTTCAGTCTCAAGTTCTTGCAAATTCAACTTACTAAGGATATAGTGGAGCAAATTAGAGTGGCAAATCTTGAATCTTTGGAACTATTTGGTGTTTACTTTGGCACAATAAATCGCTCGGTGTGCAAGACAATTAGAAATCTTTCATTGAATTGTGATTGGGGTCCGGAAGAGTCGTCATCATTAGAATATCTTATTTCAAATCTTCCTCTCCTTGAGAATTTAACTTTGAGCAATTGGTATGGGTTAGGGATGAATCACATTAAGATCTCGAGTAAGCAATTGAAACGTTTCGAGTTGAATAACCCGTTTACAGATGAAATGACAGTTGTAATTGAATCAGCACCAAAGTTGGAATCATTTTGTTATACGGGCAATATCAAATTTAGTATATCAATGGTGGAGTCATCCAATTTGTTGAATGGAACATTCATAATTCTTGACCGACAAGGGAACTATGATGGAAATTGGTTCATCGGTTTGATGAATTTCTTTTTGAATCTTAAATGTTGTTGGAATACAATAAGCTTGGATGTTGACTCAGTTGAGGTATGTTCATTACTCATTTCAATTGatttgttttgttattaatttttataattagtctatttatcatatatttttttatgttttaatacgGTTTCTTGATTCTATACATGAAGGCCCTCCTCGTTCCAGAAAGTTTGAAGAATATATGTCGTTCTCCTTTAGTTAATTGGGAGCATCTTCGAGTTGTTACTGAATGCAAACCAGAAATGGAATCAGACTTGAGAGATGCTCTGATGTGGGTTTCTCCTTCTTTAAAGACATTATCTATAGCCAATAAGGGCATTCTTTAGAAACTATGATTATGCTGTAGATTATTGtcttatgtttgtttttctttttcttttcagcTGATTGCTATATTAGTATCTATAGAGTGAATGAGTAGACAGGATACTTTAACTTgaataatgtatatatttttctgCTTTCGATTTTCAGTTTTATAACCCCTACAAATCTTGACCTGTAGAACTGTCAAGAAGTTAATTTGCTGAAAACTTTTAAGAATTTCTCATGGTAATTATATGGCTGCATATATGCTCTGATGAGGAATACCAATCAGTTGGATTGTTAAACATTTTCCCCTTT
Encoded here:
- the LOC115709181 gene encoding FBD-associated F-box protein At4g10400 isoform X1 — protein: MKIKIKKKKFQHAKGTCHLFSSEKYRAAQLCQQSSSSFSTFMAKKSVEENDLCPERKRVKATSSSNKAEDEDRISKLPDAIILHILSFLPSKDLVPTSLLSKRWKLMWYSVPTLSFLDTKHARLPWHYDRFCDYVDTSLERRKRGMFFMGDSVITSFKLQIHSYARSIAHRIDKWFAFAVQNKVKKISLSFSKETEWNRDLRCFDYYYYCLPKTLVVNAMHLTILELGKVELNSRYSFSFPCLESLSMDLVRLADNDVLDKLLLGSPSLEKFRLDCCSLRTDHQLNINSFSLKFLQIQLTKDIVEQIRVANLESLELFGVYFGTINRSVCKTIRNLSLNCDWGPEESSSLEYLISNLPLLENLTLSNWYGLGMNHIKISSKQLKRFELNNPFTDEMTVVIESAPKLESFCYTGNIKFSISMVESSNLLNGTFIILDRQGNYDGNWFIGLMNFFLNLKCCWNTISLDVDSVEALLVPESLKNICRSPLVNWEHLRVVTECKPEMESDLRDALMWVSPSLKTLSIANKGIL
- the LOC115709181 gene encoding putative F-box/LRR-repeat protein At4g15060 isoform X3, giving the protein MAKKSVEENDLCPERKRVKATSSSNKAEDEDRISKLPDAIILHILSFLPSKDLVPTSLLSKRWKLMWYSVPTLSFLDTKHARLPWHYDRFCDYVDTSLERRKRGMFFMGDSVITSFKLQIHSYARSIAHRIDKWFAFAVQNKVKKISLSFSKETEWNRDLRCFDYYYYCLPKTLVVNAMHLTILELGKVELNSRYSFSFPCLESLSMDLVRLADNDVLDKLLLGSPSLEKFRLDCCSLRTDHQLNINSFSLKFLQIQLTKDIVEQIRVANLESLELFGVYFGTINRSVCKTIRNLSLNCDWGPEESSSLEYLISNLPLLENLTLSNWYGLGMNHIKISSKQLKRFELNNPFTDEMTVVIESAPKLESFCYTGNIKFSISMVESSNLLNGTFIILDRQGNYDGNWFIGLMNFFLNLKCCWNTISLDVDSVEALLVPESLKNICRSPLVNWEHLRVVTECKPEMESDLRDALMWVSPSLKTLSIANKGIL
- the LOC115709181 gene encoding putative F-box/LRR-repeat protein At4g15060 isoform X2, encoding MKEKNQKFYCTAPTNQQSSSSFSTFMAKKSVEENDLCPERKRVKATSSSNKAEDEDRISKLPDAIILHILSFLPSKDLVPTSLLSKRWKLMWYSVPTLSFLDTKHARLPWHYDRFCDYVDTSLERRKRGMFFMGDSVITSFKLQIHSYARSIAHRIDKWFAFAVQNKVKKISLSFSKETEWNRDLRCFDYYYYCLPKTLVVNAMHLTILELGKVELNSRYSFSFPCLESLSMDLVRLADNDVLDKLLLGSPSLEKFRLDCCSLRTDHQLNINSFSLKFLQIQLTKDIVEQIRVANLESLELFGVYFGTINRSVCKTIRNLSLNCDWGPEESSSLEYLISNLPLLENLTLSNWYGLGMNHIKISSKQLKRFELNNPFTDEMTVVIESAPKLESFCYTGNIKFSISMVESSNLLNGTFIILDRQGNYDGNWFIGLMNFFLNLKCCWNTISLDVDSVEALLVPESLKNICRSPLVNWEHLRVVTECKPEMESDLRDALMWVSPSLKTLSIANKGIL
- the LOC115709181 gene encoding uncharacterized protein LOC115709181 isoform X4, translating into MKIKIKKKKFQHAKGTCHLFSSEKYRAAQLCQQSSSSFSTFMAKKSVEENDLCPERKRVKATSSSNKAEDEDRISKLPDAIILHILSFLPSSAIMWTLVWNAVRENKVKKISLSFSKETEWNRDLRCFDYYYYCLPKTLVVNAMHLTILELGKVELNSRYSFSFPCLESLSMDLVRLADNDVLDKLLLGSPSLEKFRLDCCSLRTDHQLNINSFSLKFLQIQLTKDIVEQIRVANLESLELFGVYFGTINRSVCKTIRNLSLNCDWGPEESSSLEYLISNLPLLENLTLSNWYGLGMNHIKISSKQLKRFELNNPFTDEMTVVIESAPKLESFCYTGNIKFSISMVESSNLLNGTFIILDRQGNYDGNWFIGLMNFFLNLKCCWNTISLDVDSVEALLVPESLKNICRSPLVNWEHLRVVTECKPEMESDLRDALMWVSPSLKTLSIANKGIL